One region of Streptomyces rishiriensis genomic DNA includes:
- a CDS encoding subtilase-type protease inhibitor, with amino-acid sequence MTYSLTCLRSAKAVRRALPAAAALLLAVGAAPALAVSHDARSGNWLQLTVTRGDSRSSDTRGTLLLCDPPQGHSRAVEACDVLTQADGDVDALTADGSRVCPLMYAPVTVRAQGQWNGRPVDYERTFGNDCEREALTGAVFALDDQEVPEV; translated from the coding sequence ATGACGTATTCCCTCACCTGTCTCCGGTCGGCGAAAGCCGTACGGCGCGCGCTCCCGGCCGCGGCCGCCCTCCTTCTCGCCGTCGGCGCCGCACCGGCCCTGGCGGTCTCCCACGACGCCCGTTCCGGCAACTGGCTCCAGCTCACCGTCACCCGCGGCGACTCCCGCTCCAGCGACACCCGGGGCACCCTGCTGCTGTGCGACCCTCCCCAGGGCCACTCCCGCGCCGTCGAGGCCTGCGACGTCCTGACGCAGGCCGACGGGGACGTCGACGCGCTCACCGCGGACGGCAGCCGCGTCTGCCCGCTCATGTACGCGCCGGTCACGGTCCGCGCACAGGGGCAGTGGAACGGGCGCCCGGTCGACTACGAGCGCACCTTCGGCAACGACTGCGAGCGGGAGGCGCTGACGGGGGCGGTGTTCGCCCTGGACGACCAGGAGGTGCCCGAGGTCTGA
- the treZ gene encoding malto-oligosyltrehalose trehalohydrolase, with product MQFEVWAPKAERVTLQCDDVTHALERDPERAGWWTGEAEAADGSRYGFAVDDGPVRPDPRSRRQPDGPDGLSAVVDQARHEWRTPWPGRPLPGAVLYELHVGTYTPEGTLDAAAERLGHLAELGVTHVELMPLSAFPGRHGWGYDGVSPWAVHEPYGGPEALKRFVDRAHALGLGVVLDVVHNHLGPSGNYLPEFGPYFTETHQTPWGAAINLDAPGSDEVRAYLLDSALAWLRDYRLDGLRLDAVHALADTRACHFLEELSAAVDALAEETGRPLFLVAESDLNDPRLITPRRAGGLGLHAQWNDDFHHAVHTALTGESQGYYADFARAPFAALAKTLTGGYFHDGSYSGFRGRRHGRPLDRTRLPAHRLLGYSQTHDQIGNRAQGDRLSASLSPGLLACAAALTLTAPFTPMLFMGEEWAAGTPWQYFTDHTDPELAEAVRRGRRREFAAHGWAEEDVPDPQDPATRERSCLDWSEPQREPHARVLAWYRELIALRHATADLTDPDLADIKVAHDAQARWLAFRRGDVRVAVNLGKEPAAIPLGPRPARVLATWDPVDVPGRDGLLHVPGESCVVLAQD from the coding sequence GTGCAGTTCGAGGTGTGGGCACCGAAGGCCGAACGTGTGACGCTCCAGTGCGACGACGTCACCCACGCGTTGGAGCGCGATCCGGAGCGGGCGGGCTGGTGGACCGGTGAGGCGGAGGCCGCGGACGGCTCGCGGTACGGGTTCGCGGTGGACGACGGACCCGTCCGCCCCGATCCCCGCTCGCGCCGTCAGCCGGACGGCCCGGACGGACTGAGCGCGGTCGTGGACCAGGCCCGCCACGAGTGGCGTACCCCGTGGCCGGGCCGGCCGCTGCCGGGGGCGGTCCTGTACGAGCTGCACGTGGGCACCTACACCCCCGAGGGCACGCTGGACGCCGCCGCGGAGCGCCTCGGGCATCTCGCGGAACTCGGTGTCACCCACGTCGAGTTGATGCCGCTGTCCGCGTTTCCCGGCCGGCACGGCTGGGGGTACGACGGGGTGTCGCCGTGGGCGGTGCACGAGCCGTACGGCGGCCCCGAGGCGCTGAAGCGGTTCGTCGACCGGGCCCACGCGCTCGGCCTGGGCGTCGTCCTGGACGTGGTGCACAACCACCTGGGCCCGTCCGGCAACTACCTGCCCGAGTTCGGCCCGTACTTCACGGAGACCCACCAGACGCCGTGGGGCGCCGCCATCAACCTGGACGCGCCCGGCTCGGACGAGGTGCGCGCCTATCTGCTGGACAGCGCGCTGGCCTGGCTGCGCGACTACCGGCTCGACGGGCTGCGGCTGGACGCGGTGCACGCGCTCGCGGACACGCGCGCGTGCCACTTCCTGGAGGAGCTGTCGGCGGCGGTGGACGCCCTCGCCGAGGAGACCGGCCGGCCGTTGTTCCTGGTCGCCGAGTCCGACCTGAACGACCCGCGGCTGATCACGCCCCGCCGGGCGGGCGGTCTCGGCCTGCACGCCCAGTGGAACGACGACTTCCACCATGCCGTGCACACCGCGCTCACCGGCGAGTCGCAGGGCTACTACGCGGACTTCGCGCGCGCCCCGTTCGCCGCGCTGGCCAAGACCCTCACCGGCGGCTACTTCCACGACGGCAGCTACTCCGGCTTCCGTGGCCGGCGCCACGGCCGCCCGCTCGACCGCACCCGCCTGCCCGCGCACCGGCTCCTCGGGTACAGCCAGACCCACGACCAGATCGGCAACCGCGCCCAGGGCGACCGCCTGTCGGCGTCGCTCTCCCCCGGGCTGCTGGCCTGCGCGGCGGCGCTGACGTTGACCGCGCCGTTCACACCGATGCTCTTCATGGGCGAGGAGTGGGCGGCGGGCACACCCTGGCAGTACTTCACCGACCACACCGACCCGGAGCTCGCCGAGGCCGTACGGCGGGGCAGGCGGCGGGAGTTCGCGGCGCACGGCTGGGCCGAGGAGGACGTGCCCGACCCGCAGGACCCGGCGACCCGCGAGCGCTCCTGCCTGGACTGGTCCGAGCCGCAACGCGAGCCCCACGCGCGCGTGCTGGCCTGGTACCGCGAGCTGATCGCGCTGCGGCACGCGACCGCGGACCTCACCGATCCGGATCTGGCCGACATCAAGGTCGCCCACGACGCACAGGCGCGCTGGCTGGCGTTCCGGCGCGGTGACGTCCGGGTGGCGGTCAACCTCGGCAAGGAGCCGGCCGCCATCCCCCTGGGCCCGCGTCCGGCCCGCGTACTGGCCACCTGGGATCCGGTGGACGTACCGGGCCGGGACGGGCTGCTGCATGTCCCCGGCGAGTCGTGCGTGGTACTGGCGCAGGACTGA
- a CDS encoding aminopeptidase P family protein — translation MTGTATATSPFTADDYRARMRRAVREAADAGLAGLLVAPGPDLVWLTGYAPTAATERLTVLVLAPGREPVLVVPTLEAPDAAKAVGAPALTLRDWTDGKDPYAATAALVDRDGRFGISDNAWAMHLLGLQRALPATSYASLTEALPMLRAVKDAAELELMAAAGAAADATFEEIREVPFRGRREREVGADLAGLLRRYGHSQVDFTIVASGPNGANPHHEVGDRVIEHGDMVVLDFGGLKDGYGSDTSRTVHVGEPTDEERRVHDLVREAQEAGFRAVRPGVACQEVDRAARAVIADAGYGDYFVHRTGHGIGVTTHEPPYMIEGEERPLVPGMCFSVEPGVYLPGRFGVRIEDIVTVTEDGGRRLNDTTRELVIVD, via the coding sequence ATGACCGGCACCGCCACCGCCACGTCGCCCTTCACCGCCGACGACTACCGTGCCCGTATGCGGCGGGCCGTGCGCGAGGCCGCCGACGCCGGACTCGCCGGACTGCTCGTGGCACCCGGACCCGACCTCGTGTGGCTCACCGGCTACGCGCCCACCGCCGCCACCGAACGGCTCACCGTGCTCGTCCTCGCCCCCGGCCGGGAACCCGTCCTCGTGGTGCCGACGCTGGAGGCCCCCGACGCCGCGAAGGCGGTCGGCGCCCCGGCGCTCACCCTGCGGGACTGGACGGACGGCAAGGACCCCTACGCGGCCACCGCCGCCCTCGTCGACCGGGACGGCCGGTTCGGCATCAGCGACAACGCCTGGGCGATGCACCTGCTGGGCCTCCAGCGGGCCCTGCCCGCCACCTCCTACGCCTCGCTCACCGAGGCCCTGCCGATGCTGCGCGCCGTCAAGGACGCGGCGGAGCTGGAGCTGATGGCGGCCGCGGGCGCGGCCGCGGACGCGACGTTCGAGGAGATCCGCGAGGTCCCCTTCCGCGGGCGCCGGGAGAGGGAGGTCGGCGCCGACCTCGCCGGGCTGCTGCGCCGGTACGGGCACTCCCAGGTCGACTTCACCATCGTCGCCTCCGGGCCGAACGGCGCCAACCCGCACCACGAGGTCGGCGACCGGGTCATCGAACACGGTGACATGGTCGTCCTGGACTTCGGCGGCCTCAAGGACGGCTACGGCTCCGACACCTCCCGCACCGTGCACGTCGGCGAGCCCACCGACGAGGAGCGCCGGGTCCACGACCTCGTGCGCGAGGCCCAGGAGGCGGGCTTCCGGGCCGTCCGGCCGGGTGTCGCCTGCCAGGAGGTCGACCGGGCCGCCCGCGCGGTCATCGCGGACGCCGGCTACGGGGACTACTTCGTCCACCGCACCGGCCACGGCATCGGCGTCACGACCCACGAGCCGCCGTACATGATCGAGGGCGAGGAGCGGCCCCTCGTGCCCGGCATGTGCTTCTCCGTGGAGCCCGGGGTCTACCTGCCGGGCCGGTTCGGCGTGCGCATCGAGGACATCGTCACCGTCACCGAGGACGGCGGCCGCCGTCTCAACGACACCACCCGCGAGCTGGTCATAGTGGACTGA
- a CDS encoding PDZ domain-containing protein produces the protein MEQTALRPKPMPGSEPGGGAGPGGQGRRPHAARRRGRRLTTLLFGLFAGTVLVLSGVGLGTVGATVIGMSRLAELQRQPGPGTAGSPGAASTPGREGRPGSDGASGSAPASARPPDATLGLEAVDAEQTGAEIVAVHIPGPGCTAGLVRGDVLLRFGGTRIDSATDLARAVDEARPGKAVELRVRHGHGGYDRLTVIPGVVT, from the coding sequence ATGGAACAGACAGCGTTGCGTCCCAAGCCCATGCCCGGATCCGAACCCGGCGGCGGTGCCGGTCCGGGTGGCCAGGGCCGGCGCCCGCACGCCGCGCGGCGCCGCGGCCGACGGCTGACGACCCTGCTGTTCGGCCTGTTCGCGGGCACGGTCCTGGTCCTGTCCGGCGTCGGACTCGGCACCGTCGGTGCGACCGTGATCGGCATGAGCAGACTGGCCGAGCTCCAGCGGCAGCCGGGGCCGGGCACGGCAGGTTCACCGGGCGCCGCGTCCACCCCGGGCCGGGAGGGCCGGCCGGGTTCGGACGGCGCGTCCGGGTCGGCCCCCGCGTCAGCGCGCCCGCCGGACGCCACCCTCGGCCTGGAGGCCGTGGACGCGGAGCAGACGGGCGCCGAGATCGTCGCCGTCCACATCCCCGGCCCCGGCTGCACGGCGGGCCTGGTCCGCGGTGACGTCCTTCTGCGGTTCGGCGGCACCAGGATCGACTCGGCGACGGACCTCGCCCGGGCGGTCGACGAGGCCCGCCCCGGAAAGGCGGTCGAACTGCGGGTGCGTCACGGGCACGGGGGCTACGACAGGTTGACGGTGATCCCCGGCGTCGTCACGTGA
- a CDS encoding M14 family zinc carboxypeptidase, translating to MDELAARAAALAVRGSGDVRLRRVGVSRAGSPLWLLSVGRGARQALVVAGPHANEPVGGATVLRLAERVLADPRFTVGADATWNLLLCLDPDGLRRNEGWLSGPYSLGRYFRHFFRPGFLEQPEWLPDGAAAAALPETRTLLRLQDELKPTFQCSLHGVDVGGAFVELTRDLPGLSRRVAHAAARLGIPRELGPYDSLYWPRLGPAVYRIPPPRPRDLAAAITEAAVESTWYHPHRYGTVTAVVEAPMWGVAAVEDDSPPADRDAALRAVSSALRHDAQLLERILARVRPHLAGAPDAARLLAPVDDYLLVCPGLAAAWDPATADPARPLPSLSTAHLTALRIAGRRIAVRTAGLLHQLVTGAGHDPTGALPELDGLIDAWCADYQEGCGARWIPVARQAEYQARVVFAAFELAGRHAAEPAGARSGESDWGTQPVVPMHRE from the coding sequence GTGGACGAACTCGCGGCCCGCGCGGCCGCGCTCGCCGTCCGTGGTTCCGGGGACGTCCGGCTGCGCCGCGTCGGCGTCTCCCGCGCGGGCTCGCCCCTGTGGCTGCTCTCCGTCGGCCGGGGCGCCCGCCAGGCGCTCGTCGTCGCCGGACCGCACGCCAACGAGCCCGTCGGCGGCGCCACCGTCCTGCGGCTGGCCGAACGCGTCCTCGCCGACCCGCGGTTCACCGTCGGCGCCGACGCCACCTGGAACCTGCTGCTCTGTCTCGACCCCGACGGCCTGCGCCGCAACGAGGGCTGGCTGTCCGGCCCCTACAGCCTCGGCCGCTACTTCCGTCACTTCTTCCGGCCCGGCTTCCTGGAGCAACCGGAGTGGCTGCCCGACGGCGCGGCCGCCGCCGCGCTGCCGGAGACCCGTACGCTGCTCCGCCTCCAGGACGAACTGAAACCCACCTTCCAGTGCTCGCTGCACGGCGTCGACGTCGGCGGAGCCTTCGTGGAACTCACCCGCGACCTGCCCGGTCTCTCCCGGCGCGTAGCCCACGCCGCCGCCCGCCTCGGCATCCCCCGCGAACTCGGGCCCTACGACAGCCTGTACTGGCCCCGTCTCGGACCCGCCGTCTACCGGATCCCGCCACCGCGGCCGCGTGACCTGGCCGCAGCGATCACGGAGGCCGCCGTCGAGTCGACCTGGTACCACCCGCACCGGTACGGCACGGTCACCGCGGTCGTCGAGGCGCCCATGTGGGGCGTCGCCGCCGTCGAGGACGACTCGCCGCCCGCCGACCGGGACGCGGCGCTGCGGGCCGTGAGCTCAGCCCTGCGCCATGACGCACAGTTGCTGGAACGTATCCTCGCGCGGGTCCGGCCCCATCTCGCCGGTGCGCCCGACGCGGCCCGTCTGCTCGCCCCGGTCGACGACTATCTCCTGGTCTGCCCCGGTCTCGCGGCCGCCTGGGACCCCGCCACGGCCGACCCCGCCCGCCCGCTGCCCTCGCTCAGCACCGCGCATCTGACCGCCCTGCGCATCGCGGGCCGCCGGATCGCCGTCCGGACGGCGGGCCTGCTGCACCAGCTCGTCACCGGCGCCGGACACGATCCCACCGGCGCGCTGCCGGAGCTGGACGGGCTCATCGACGCGTGGTGCGCCGATTACCAGGAGGGGTGCGGGGCGCGCTGGATTCCCGTCGCACGCCAGGCGGAGTACCAGGCGCGGGTCGTGTTCGCCGCGTTCGAGCTGGCAGGCCGCCACGCCGCCGAGCCCGCGGGTGCCCGTTCGGGTGAGTCGGACTGGGGTACGCAGCCGGTCGTGCCGATGCATCGGGAATGA
- a CDS encoding M14 family zinc carboxypeptidase, translating to MSLLPELRYPTVAELTSSVRALAARHPGMCALRQVGLSRAGRPLHLLSVGHARRAVLVVAGAHANEPTGGSTLLALAERVSQERKLRDGTSWHFLLCADPDGASLHVTPAPRSLLEYHLGFFRPAGPEQPEWSPAVLPPDRLPPETRALTRVIDELRPYLQVTLHGTDLGGSWVQLTRDIPGLAEPFVKSAARLHIPVETGASDAAGWPASGPGVHVMPAAGTEAAYPSMPDDARHSTWYHAHRYGGLTAVVEVPMWASDMVDDPAPHPAPAAAMRRLARRLLRDATEVERVLVEALPRLEGVDGPLLRAAKWALELVPGLAADWTDTPPADTTMAYVGSVDAFARRLPLRAAAMLWRVLQESDDHAAPRLEHLVETWSDAFAYRFRARWVPLENQVEHQSRTVVAAALHAREQAA from the coding sequence GTGAGTCTCCTGCCGGAGCTGCGCTACCCCACGGTGGCCGAACTGACGTCGTCTGTCCGGGCTCTGGCCGCGCGCCACCCCGGAATGTGCGCACTGCGGCAGGTGGGTCTCTCCCGTGCGGGCAGGCCCCTGCACCTGCTGTCCGTGGGGCACGCCCGGCGGGCCGTGCTCGTCGTCGCGGGTGCCCACGCCAACGAGCCGACCGGCGGCTCGACGCTGCTGGCGCTCGCCGAACGGGTCTCGCAGGAGCGGAAGTTGCGGGACGGCACGTCCTGGCACTTCCTGCTGTGCGCGGACCCCGACGGGGCGAGCCTGCATGTGACCCCGGCGCCGCGCAGCCTGCTGGAGTACCACCTCGGCTTCTTCCGGCCCGCCGGTCCTGAGCAGCCGGAGTGGTCCCCCGCCGTGCTGCCGCCGGACCGGCTGCCTCCCGAGACGCGCGCGCTGACCCGGGTCATCGACGAGCTGCGGCCCTACCTCCAGGTGACGCTGCACGGCACCGACCTGGGCGGCAGCTGGGTGCAGCTGACCAGGGACATCCCGGGTCTCGCCGAGCCGTTCGTCAAGTCCGCCGCCCGGTTGCACATCCCGGTGGAGACGGGCGCGTCCGACGCGGCGGGCTGGCCCGCGTCCGGGCCCGGCGTGCATGTGATGCCGGCCGCCGGGACGGAGGCGGCGTACCCGAGCATGCCGGACGACGCCCGGCACAGCACCTGGTACCACGCCCATCGTTACGGCGGTCTGACCGCGGTGGTGGAGGTGCCGATGTGGGCGAGCGACATGGTGGACGATCCCGCCCCGCATCCCGCCCCGGCCGCGGCGATGCGGCGCCTGGCGCGGCGGCTGCTGCGGGACGCCACGGAGGTGGAGCGGGTGCTCGTCGAGGCGCTGCCGCGTCTGGAGGGCGTCGACGGACCCCTGCTGCGGGCGGCGAAGTGGGCGCTGGAGCTGGTGCCCGGGCTGGCCGCGGACTGGACGGACACCCCGCCCGCCGACACGACGATGGCGTACGTCGGCAGCGTGGACGCCTTCGCCCGTCGGCTGCCCCTGCGGGCGGCCGCGATGCTGTGGCGGGTCCTCCAGGAGAGCGACGACCACGCCGCCCCACGTCTGGAACACCTCGTCGAGACGTGGAGCGACGCCTTCGCCTATCGCTTCCGGGCCCGCTGGGTGCCCCTGGAGAACCAGGTCGAGCACCAGTCCCGCACGGTCGTCGCGGCCGCCCTGCACGCGCGCGAACAGGCGGCATGA
- a CDS encoding DUF1707 and FHA domain-containing protein: MTSSFEFNTYPARLSDVERDRALKVLRDGVAMGRLSHDTFIRRMELALVARRSDELAVLTADLPRESRLSRAVFGSVEAVSGFTVRLRRAWQAERLPKLLLPHPGTASALRIGRDPASGLRLTHESVSRVHAELVRQGGMWVLRDLGSTNGTTVNGRRVIGAAVVREGDQVAFGRMAFRLSVN; the protein is encoded by the coding sequence GTGACGTCGTCTTTCGAGTTCAACACGTACCCCGCGCGGTTGTCCGACGTGGAGCGCGACCGGGCGCTGAAGGTGCTGCGTGACGGCGTCGCCATGGGGCGACTGTCGCACGACACGTTCATCCGGCGTATGGAGCTGGCTCTCGTCGCCCGCCGCTCCGACGAGCTCGCCGTCCTCACCGCCGACCTGCCCAGGGAGAGCCGCCTCTCGAGGGCCGTCTTCGGCAGCGTCGAAGCGGTCTCCGGCTTCACCGTACGGCTGCGCAGGGCCTGGCAGGCCGAGCGGCTGCCCAAGCTGCTGCTGCCGCACCCCGGCACCGCGAGCGCCCTGCGCATCGGCCGCGACCCCGCGAGCGGCCTCAGACTGACCCACGAGAGCGTCTCGAGGGTGCACGCCGAACTCGTCCGCCAGGGCGGGATGTGGGTGCTGCGCGACCTCGGCTCCACCAACGGCACCACGGTCAACGGACGCCGGGTCATCGGAGCGGCCGTGGTCCGCGAGGGCGACCAGGTCGCCTTCGGCCGCATGGCCTTCCGCCTCTCGGTGAACTGA
- a CDS encoding aminoglycoside phosphotransferase family protein — translation MTQAPTPTADTVRRLVRALLDEGGASGSGPEVRPVAAGGSPATWWVGTRHVLRLATDRATTLRRRRELRLRELVRPHVPVAVPTSVAHGEWSPGLMYTLDTKLPGGTAEEHDVSAVGEADLAGLLRGLREVPPRQAETLGVPRTAPRSLEALRRMAVASAERLARADEFDPARLQQLTSSGAAQLAAQPGTAVLVHHALRGEHLVVSADGRVRGVLDWTGAVLGDPAEDIAGLALAVGSGAAVRAATLAGYGARPCLRGLWLARCDTVVRLAERLDGRTARPRDAEALTLPRVRLGRAWEAILLERVTEFRVEGEDGGPHEEG, via the coding sequence ATGACCCAGGCACCGACACCCACCGCGGACACCGTCCGCCGACTGGTCCGTGCGCTCCTCGACGAGGGCGGCGCGAGCGGCTCGGGGCCGGAGGTACGGCCCGTCGCCGCGGGCGGCTCGCCCGCCACCTGGTGGGTCGGCACCCGCCATGTGCTGCGCCTCGCCACCGACCGCGCGACGACCCTGCGCCGCCGCCGGGAACTGCGGCTGCGCGAGCTCGTCCGCCCGCACGTCCCGGTCGCCGTGCCCACCAGCGTCGCGCACGGCGAGTGGTCTCCCGGGCTGATGTACACCCTCGACACCAAGCTGCCCGGCGGCACCGCCGAGGAGCACGACGTGTCGGCCGTCGGCGAGGCCGACCTCGCCGGACTGCTCCGAGGGCTGCGCGAGGTGCCGCCCCGGCAGGCCGAGACGCTCGGCGTGCCGCGCACCGCCCCGCGCTCCCTGGAGGCGCTGCGCCGGATGGCCGTGGCCTCCGCCGAACGCCTCGCCCGCGCCGACGAGTTCGACCCGGCCCGCCTCCAGCAGCTCACCTCGTCCGGCGCGGCGCAGCTCGCCGCCCAGCCCGGCACCGCCGTCCTCGTCCACCACGCCCTGCGCGGCGAACACCTCGTGGTGAGCGCCGACGGCCGGGTGCGTGGTGTCCTCGACTGGACCGGCGCGGTCCTCGGGGACCCCGCCGAGGACATCGCCGGGCTCGCCCTCGCCGTCGGCTCCGGCGCCGCCGTCCGCGCCGCCACCCTCGCCGGTTACGGAGCCCGCCCCTGCCTGCGCGGCCTGTGGCTCGCCCGCTGCGACACCGTCGTCCGCCTCGCGGAACGCCTCGACGGCCGCACCGCCCGTCCGCGGGACGCCGAGGCGCTCACCCTCCCGCGGGTGCGGCTGGGACGGGCCTGGGAGGCCATCCTGCTCGAGCGGGTGACGGAGTTCCGCGTGGAGGGCGAGGACGGCGGGCCCCACGAGGAGGGATGA
- a CDS encoding LysR family transcriptional regulator has protein sequence MDPHLLRTYVTVARLASFSDAARELGYTQSAVSQHVAALEQDLGAPLLTRRPVLPTTAGERLLEHAGPLLLRLDAARADVVRIASAPSHGLTLAGSPTALAPAALAALPPAGVTLRVLGRDDVCAAVADGTADVGLVDGLAAPSDPLRLPDVAPLTTYGVVEEPVRVLLPAGHPLARRSGLHLGDLADARWLDAPDAGLPLPQLRAANGGHGFRSALRYDGADVRVLTALVAAGHGLTLLPRSVAADVPGTAAVPLTGPRVVHRIELVYAGTPSGAARTLVEALSTRP, from the coding sequence ATGGATCCGCATCTGCTGCGCACCTACGTCACCGTCGCGCGCCTCGCCTCCTTCTCCGACGCCGCCCGGGAACTCGGCTACACCCAGTCCGCCGTCTCCCAGCACGTCGCGGCCCTCGAACAGGACCTGGGCGCGCCGCTGCTCACCCGCCGGCCCGTCCTGCCCACCACGGCCGGCGAGAGGCTGCTCGAGCACGCGGGACCACTGCTGCTGCGCCTGGACGCGGCGCGCGCGGACGTCGTCCGGATCGCCTCGGCGCCCTCGCACGGGCTGACCCTGGCCGGCTCGCCGACCGCTCTCGCGCCGGCCGCCCTCGCCGCGCTCCCGCCCGCCGGTGTGACGCTGCGGGTGCTCGGCCGCGACGACGTCTGCGCCGCCGTCGCCGACGGCACGGCCGACGTGGGACTCGTCGACGGTCTGGCCGCGCCCAGCGACCCGCTCCGGCTGCCCGACGTCGCGCCGCTGACCACGTACGGCGTCGTCGAGGAACCGGTCCGTGTCCTGCTGCCCGCCGGCCACCCCCTGGCCCGGCGCAGCGGCCTGCACCTCGGTGACCTCGCCGACGCCCGCTGGCTGGACGCCCCCGACGCAGGTCTGCCGCTGCCCCAGCTGCGGGCCGCGAACGGCGGCCACGGCTTCCGCTCCGCCCTGCGCTACGACGGCGCCGACGTCCGCGTCCTGACCGCCCTGGTGGCCGCAGGGCACGGTCTCACCCTGCTGCCCCGCTCGGTGGCGGCCGACGTGCCGGGCACCGCCGCCGTCCCGCTGACCGGGCCCCGGGTCGTACACCGGATCGAACTCGTGTACGCGGGTACGCCGTCGGGTGCGGCGCGGACGCTGGTGGAGGCGCTGTCCACCCGCCCGTGA